One genomic segment of Helicobacter enhydrae includes these proteins:
- the argF gene encoding ornithine carbamoyltransferase — translation MKHFLSLKDFEKNEILEMIALAQSIKSDFQAKRPTPLLKNQILAMIFEKNSTRTRVSFESGIYQLGGTGIFLSSNDIQLSRGEPIKDTARVVGSMVDMVMIRTFAHSRLEEFAHYSPVPVINGLSDSFHPVQLMADYLTMLECGFDLENNKPKVAYIGDGNNIAHSWLMLASKLGFDLNIATPPGYEVDAEILSLAQQFASKSQANISITNNPQEAVEHCNVVTTDTWSSMGQESEKQIRKQAFQGFMVDTQLMQLASQDAIFLHCLPAYRGEEVSDEVLESQASKVFLEAENRLHAQKGIMVYLANNTKDNNV, via the coding sequence ATGAAGCACTTTTTGAGTCTCAAAGATTTTGAAAAAAATGAAATACTAGAGATGATCGCACTCGCACAAAGCATTAAATCAGATTTTCAAGCCAAACGCCCTACTCCGTTGCTCAAAAATCAGATTTTGGCGATGATTTTTGAGAAAAACTCGACACGCACACGCGTGAGTTTTGAATCAGGGATTTATCAGCTAGGAGGCACGGGGATCTTCCTCTCAAGCAATGACATTCAGCTAAGTCGCGGAGAACCCATCAAAGACACCGCAAGAGTGGTTGGCTCTATGGTGGATATGGTGATGATTCGCACTTTTGCACATAGTCGGCTTGAGGAGTTTGCCCATTACTCTCCAGTTCCTGTGATCAATGGGCTAAGCGATAGCTTCCACCCTGTGCAACTTATGGCAGATTATCTCACGATGCTAGAATGTGGGTTTGATTTGGAAAACAACAAGCCCAAAGTCGCCTACATCGGCGATGGCAACAATATCGCACATTCTTGGCTAATGCTAGCAAGCAAATTGGGCTTTGATCTCAATATCGCCACACCTCCAGGCTATGAGGTCGATGCTGAGATCCTCTCCCTTGCACAACAATTCGCCTCCAAAAGCCAAGCAAACATCTCAATCACCAACAACCCACAAGAGGCGGTGGAGCATTGCAATGTGGTCACGACAGACACTTGGTCTTCGATGGGGCAAGAGAGCGAGAAACAGATTCGCAAACAAGCTTTTCAAGGTTTTATGGTGGATACACAGCTGATGCAACTTGCTTCTCAAGATGCGATTTTTTTGCATTGCCTTCCTGCGTATCGCGGAGAAGAGGTGAGCGATGAGGTGCTAGAGAGCCAAGCAAGCAAAGTGTTTTTGGAAGCTGAAAATCGTCTGCACGCACAAAAAGGGATTATGGTCTATCTAGCAAACAACACAAAGGATAACAATGTTTGA
- a CDS encoding MoaD/ThiS family protein, translated as MANVKVEFLGPIGLDSREFQVLNLQELRNALNQIAELQEWLPLSAIAVNDEIKEDLDFVFQDGDKVLLLPPVCGG; from the coding sequence ATGGCAAATGTCAAAGTAGAGTTTTTGGGACCAATCGGGTTGGATAGTCGTGAATTTCAAGTGCTGAATCTACAAGAGCTTAGAAATGCACTCAATCAAATCGCAGAGCTTCAAGAATGGTTGCCATTGAGTGCGATCGCAGTCAATGATGAAATCAAAGAGGATTTGGATTTTGTGTTTCAAGATGGGGATAAGGTGCTTTTGCTCCCTCCAGTGTGTGGAGGATAA
- a CDS encoding DUF3943 domain-containing protein: protein MGKFPNSIEQRFGMIGRTAVLFSWFVCSSYAQDQEILQQSKKEAIPQVSKQDPFLKFNQPYYVPTSRAGYLGVSAGLTVMASFGTAGMLFMMPESVTHWDKDDVRRLGSKYWQRISNSPKVDPDDLWLNFIAHPYCGAIYYLQSRRAGFNWAFSAFYGFLFSTFFWEYGIEAFAETPSWQDLVVTPAIGALLGEGFYRLINAIQNNDSKVLDSRFLGGLCLFVLDPLGFVIQDLQLGSALGIKNRNQFQSFYVPKADGIALVARYSF from the coding sequence GTGGGGAAGTTTCCCAACAGCATTGAACAGAGGTTTGGAATGATTGGTAGGACTGCTGTTTTGTTCTCTTGGTTTGTGTGCAGTAGCTATGCACAAGATCAAGAAATATTGCAGCAATCCAAAAAAGAAGCGATCCCACAAGTGAGCAAACAAGATCCTTTCTTGAAATTCAATCAACCTTATTATGTGCCGACAAGTCGGGCAGGGTATTTGGGAGTGAGTGCAGGTTTGACTGTGATGGCTTCATTTGGAACTGCAGGGATGTTGTTTATGATGCCCGAATCTGTCACACATTGGGACAAAGACGATGTCCGCAGACTCGGCTCAAAGTATTGGCAGAGGATTTCAAACTCCCCCAAAGTAGATCCTGATGACTTGTGGCTCAATTTCATCGCACACCCTTATTGTGGAGCAATCTATTATCTGCAGAGTAGGCGTGCTGGATTTAATTGGGCGTTTTCGGCTTTTTATGGTTTTTTGTTCTCTACATTTTTTTGGGAGTATGGGATTGAGGCATTTGCTGAAACACCTAGTTGGCAAGATCTAGTGGTCACCCCGGCGATAGGGGCGTTGCTAGGAGAGGGCTTCTATCGCTTGATCAATGCGATACAAAACAATGATTCTAAGGTGTTGGATTCTAGGTTTCTTGGGGGATTGTGTCTGTTTGTGTTGGATCCTTTGGGGTTTGTGATACAGGATTTGCAACTTGGATCAGCTCTAGGGATCAAAAATCGCAATCAGTTTCAGAGTTTTTATGTCCCCAAAGCCGATGGTATTGCATTGGTGGCTCGTTATAGTTTTTGA
- the hemN gene encoding oxygen-independent coproporphyrinogen III oxidase, with translation MIDFDKIAKYSKAGPRYTSYPTAIEFHDGFTHLDYQKALQDSNHSNLPLSLYFHLPFCRSACYFCGCNVIYTSQEEKKAQYIVYLQKELELLKRHLDTKREVIQLHFGGGTPTFFNADELARIIELIKETFTNFSTQAEVSCEIDPRFFNTQQMQVLSNGGFNRVSFGVQDFDERVQNAIHRIQSVELVENAVKIARDAGIKSINFDLITGLPYQTLESFLQTLQKVIKLSPDRLAIFNYAHLPWLKKTMRKIDETTLPTPKEKLKILQETIELLDQNHYKLIGMDHFAKQEDELYIAKQKGELRRNFQGYTTRGFSQTIGIGLTSIGEGENYYAQNHKEMKAYTQALDEGILPTSKGIWLTQEDRLRKEVIMQIMNNLSIEYTQIEQKFHINFQEHFASSLQALKQYQEIGLIQFHDNGFRATPTGGILIRNIAMEFDPYLAKIRKDTFSKTL, from the coding sequence ATGATTGATTTTGACAAGATTGCCAAATATTCCAAAGCAGGTCCAAGATACACCAGCTACCCCACGGCTATAGAATTTCACGATGGTTTCACACACCTTGATTATCAAAAAGCCCTGCAAGATTCTAATCATTCCAATCTCCCCCTATCGCTTTATTTTCATTTGCCATTTTGTCGCAGTGCGTGTTATTTTTGCGGGTGCAATGTGATTTATACAAGTCAAGAAGAGAAAAAAGCACAATATATTGTCTATCTCCAAAAAGAATTGGAACTTCTCAAAAGACATTTAGACACCAAAAGAGAGGTGATCCAACTCCACTTTGGGGGTGGCACTCCGACATTTTTCAATGCAGATGAACTCGCTAGGATCATCGAACTCATCAAAGAAACTTTTACAAACTTCTCCACTCAAGCAGAAGTGAGTTGTGAGATTGATCCGAGATTTTTTAACACTCAACAAATGCAAGTGCTAAGTAATGGAGGATTTAATCGTGTGAGCTTTGGTGTGCAGGATTTTGATGAAAGAGTGCAAAATGCCATCCACAGGATCCAAAGTGTTGAGCTTGTAGAAAACGCTGTCAAAATCGCACGCGATGCAGGAATCAAAAGTATCAACTTCGATCTCATCACAGGGCTCCCCTATCAGACACTAGAGAGCTTTTTACAAACGCTCCAAAAAGTGATAAAACTCTCCCCTGATCGTTTGGCGATTTTCAACTACGCCCATTTGCCTTGGCTCAAAAAAACAATGCGTAAAATCGATGAAACCACATTACCCACCCCCAAAGAAAAACTCAAGATTTTGCAAGAAACCATTGAGCTATTGGATCAAAACCATTACAAGCTCATCGGTATGGATCACTTCGCCAAACAAGAAGATGAACTCTATATCGCCAAACAAAAAGGAGAGCTAAGACGCAATTTCCAAGGCTACACAACGCGTGGGTTTTCTCAAACCATCGGCATAGGCTTGACAAGCATTGGAGAGGGGGAGAACTACTATGCACAAAACCACAAAGAGATGAAAGCCTACACTCAAGCACTAGATGAGGGGATCCTCCCTACAAGCAAAGGTATATGGCTCACACAAGAGGATAGATTGCGTAAAGAAGTGATTATGCAGATTATGAACAATCTCTCCATAGAATACACACAGATTGAGCAAAAATTCCACATCAATTTCCAAGAACACTTCGCCTCAAGCCTTCAAGCACTCAAGCAATACCAAGAAATCGGTTTGATCCAATTCCACGACAATGGCTTCCGTGCCACTCCGACAGGGGGGATACTGATCCGCAATATCGCAATGGAGTTTGATCCCTATCTTGCCAAAATACGCAAAGACACCTTCAGTAAGACACTCTGA
- a CDS encoding 4Fe-4S dicluster domain-containing protein — MLQTSTAPCVKCAKCNPHCHTFISSYDELYSPRGYLHLCELANSQQIAMDKNLQEVLSHCDLCKECETICPFHLPITQMILEVRHRCQ, encoded by the coding sequence ATGCTTCAAACCTCCACCGCCCCTTGTGTCAAATGTGCCAAATGCAACCCCCACTGCCACACTTTCATCTCAAGCTATGATGAGTTGTATTCTCCGCGAGGGTATTTGCACCTATGTGAGCTTGCAAACTCCCAACAGATCGCGATGGACAAAAACCTCCAAGAAGTGCTAAGCCATTGTGATTTGTGCAAAGAATGTGAAACAATCTGCCCTTTTCATTTGCCAATCACACAGATGATTCTAGAAGTGCGTCATCGTTGCCAATAG
- a CDS encoding LPP20 family lipoprotein: protein MRVRMTYSVLISVAALGFTGCGAFTDGVSDTALIPPSANYQASYVPLQPPMMQGLGGNMLNDIPQTRRVNDGIPMDAPEIPAPTPAPAPAPTPAPTPNLQMSNPQSIASEMADPMIPNSPILTPSNTIELNAVGMGVAPETSASPSQALALAKRAAIVDAYRQIGEKMYGIRVNGQDTVKDMMLQNSVVKTKVQALIRNAEITETVYKDGLCQVSMELKLDGKVWHRVLSGNF, encoded by the coding sequence ATGAGAGTTAGAATGACTTATTCGGTATTGATAAGCGTAGCAGCTTTAGGTTTTACAGGTTGTGGAGCATTTACAGATGGTGTGAGTGATACTGCCTTGATTCCACCTTCTGCAAACTATCAGGCAAGTTATGTGCCATTGCAACCACCGATGATGCAAGGATTGGGAGGAAATATGCTCAATGATATTCCTCAAACAAGGCGTGTCAATGATGGTATCCCTATGGATGCACCAGAGATTCCTGCACCAACTCCGGCACCTGCACCTGCACCAACTCCGGCACCAACGCCTAATTTGCAGATGAGCAACCCTCAATCGATTGCATCAGAAATGGCTGATCCGATGATTCCAAATTCACCTATCCTCACGCCTAGCAATACAATCGAGCTAAATGCTGTAGGTATGGGAGTCGCACCTGAAACTTCAGCTTCACCCTCACAAGCTCTAGCACTTGCCAAAAGAGCTGCAATTGTCGATGCTTATAGACAAATCGGTGAAAAAATGTATGGTATCCGTGTCAATGGTCAAGATACGGTCAAAGATATGATGCTCCAAAACTCTGTGGTCAAAACAAAGGTTCAAGCACTCATTCGCAACGCCGAAATCACAGAAACGGTTTATAAAGATGGATTGTGTCAAGTGAGTATGGAACTCAAACTTGATGGAAAAGTATGGCATAGAGTTTTATCAGGAAATTTCTAA
- the moaC gene encoding cyclic pyranopterin monophosphate synthase MoaC: protein MKLTHLNEHQQPTMVDVGAKSTTSRTAIASGKIYMSAQAYEAFKNSTGKKGPVSQTAIVAGIMGAKKTSELIPMCHNILIDSVNIEIFTDDDTHSVRLESTLKCNGKTGIEMEALTSVSVGLLTIYDMLKAIDKTMRIEEIFLKYKSGGKSGEVSQQH, encoded by the coding sequence ATGAAACTAACACATCTCAATGAGCATCAACAGCCCACGATGGTGGATGTAGGGGCAAAATCCACAACAAGTCGCACAGCAATCGCTAGTGGCAAAATTTATATGAGTGCTCAAGCCTATGAAGCCTTCAAAAACTCTACAGGCAAAAAGGGACCTGTGTCTCAGACTGCGATTGTGGCAGGGATTATGGGGGCAAAAAAGACAAGTGAGCTCATTCCGATGTGCCATAATATTTTGATTGATAGTGTGAATATAGAGATTTTTACCGATGATGACACACACTCTGTGAGATTGGAATCCACTTTGAAATGCAATGGCAAAACAGGGATTGAAATGGAGGCATTGACAAGCGTGAGTGTCGGGCTGCTGACAATCTATGATATGCTAAAAGCAATTGACAAAACAATGCGTATTGAAGAAATTTTTTTGAAGTATAAAAGTGGAGGTAAAAGTGGGGAAGTTTCCCAACAGCATTGA
- the add gene encoding adenosine deaminase: MDNQIKASIQKLPKTELHVHLEGTLEADFKAELARKNQIALPHSDSHSATEYRFENLTSFLEAYYSGMEVLRTQEDFYNLAMRYFHKAKENNICYVEAFFDPQAHTSRGIEFATFFEGYYQATQDAQKLGIQARLIMCFLRDLSAESAMETYQQALKYKDRILGIGLDSDEKGNPPSKFAEVFKRAQEDGFPITIHCDIDQQNSICHIKEALLDLKTNRLDHGTNVLEDPSLVQYLKEHQIGLTCCPMSNEFITGDMKGKEIIELLRQGVKVTINSDDPAYFRGYVNENLFQLAMRHQLSKEEIRQLVENGFEVAWMSPQEREGYLCQVREIAL, translated from the coding sequence ATGGATAACCAAATCAAAGCGTCTATACAAAAGCTACCAAAAACAGAGCTACATGTGCATTTAGAGGGGACATTGGAGGCAGATTTCAAAGCAGAACTTGCGCGCAAAAACCAAATCGCACTCCCCCACTCTGATAGCCATTCCGCCACAGAATATCGCTTCGAAAACCTCACATCATTTTTGGAGGCTTATTATTCTGGTATGGAGGTTTTACGCACTCAAGAGGATTTTTACAATCTTGCAATGCGTTATTTCCACAAGGCAAAAGAAAACAACATCTGCTATGTTGAGGCGTTTTTTGATCCCCAAGCACACACTTCTAGAGGGATAGAGTTTGCGACTTTTTTTGAGGGCTACTATCAAGCCACACAAGATGCTCAAAAATTGGGGATACAGGCTAGATTGATTATGTGTTTTTTGAGAGATTTGAGTGCTGAATCAGCAATGGAAACTTACCAACAAGCCCTCAAATACAAAGATAGGATTTTGGGCATTGGGCTTGATTCTGATGAAAAGGGCAATCCGCCTTCCAAGTTTGCAGAAGTTTTCAAACGCGCTCAAGAGGATGGGTTCCCCATCACTATCCATTGCGATATAGATCAGCAAAACTCTATCTGCCACATCAAAGAAGCCCTGCTTGATCTCAAGACAAACCGACTAGATCACGGCACCAATGTGCTAGAAGATCCTAGCCTTGTCCAATATCTCAAAGAACACCAAATCGGACTGACTTGTTGCCCTATGAGCAATGAGTTTATCACCGGGGATATGAAAGGCAAAGAGATCATCGAGCTTTTGCGTCAAGGGGTCAAAGTGACGATCAACTCTGATGATCCTGCGTATTTCCGCGGTTATGTCAATGAGAATCTATTCCAACTAGCGATGCGACATCAACTCTCCAAAGAGGAGATCAGACAGCTTGTAGAAAACGGATTTGAGGTCGCTTGGATGTCTCCACAAGAGAGAGAGGGCTATCTCTGCCAAGTCCGAGAGATCGCTCTGTAG
- a CDS encoding DUF2603 domain-containing protein: MFDFKEQIIDGELQHINGQELRICLNQEFDSKSPCVLSAHNDTEYVLISSTLLKNLLERMRTLQEEVFEMSLERDIVNEMPLDFEDVMSVARAKIEEKHQKLLPTDCDALVKEIKKEYPNLFYNIDKYLRK, from the coding sequence ATGTTTGATTTCAAAGAACAAATCATCGATGGGGAACTCCAACACATTAATGGGCAAGAACTGCGGATTTGCCTCAATCAAGAGTTTGATTCCAAATCTCCGTGCGTCCTCTCTGCTCACAATGACACAGAGTATGTGTTGATTTCATCCACACTTTTGAAAAATCTTTTGGAGAGGATGAGGACTTTGCAAGAAGAGGTTTTTGAAATGTCTTTGGAACGCGATATTGTCAATGAAATGCCCCTAGATTTTGAGGATGTGATGAGTGTCGCAAGAGCCAAAATCGAGGAGAAACATCAGAAACTATTGCCGACAGATTGCGATGCACTTGTCAAGGAAATCAAAAAAGAATACCCAAACTTGTTCTACAATATTGATAAATACTTAAGGAAATAA
- a CDS encoding molybdopterin molybdotransferase MoeA has product MKTNISYEESVEILRELKLEPLGIEKVFFAQSLNRVLAEDIVAQEDMPTHLTSAMDGYALKFEYLEILKHQGLVVGGICKAGESAYISCKQGECIKTFTGAKMPQGTDTLVLVEDVREEGGKIFHSMPQAIHKGQWVRQVGENYRQGEVLLKKGTKITPFEIGLLAELNRVFVCVYIAPKIAILSGGDEVIEVGEAKRENTIYSVNHHLLKAIAQNWGAEVFLFPLLQDDKNHNLESVRQALKQCDILVTTGGASKGDFDITQDVIRQECDMVFKGVRMKPGKPVGFGIKNQQCVFLLPGFPNSCAMTFMLFVRIAFAKLTGNVTGLPMPLKARLQGGIVRKDTRKEFRVCNYEIVDGEYRVGFWDKKVLQSSVVNNFCNQSGLLVLPEGGGDVPDAQMVDFYPLQSLLNL; this is encoded by the coding sequence ATGAAAACTAATATCAGTTATGAAGAAAGTGTAGAGATTCTTAGAGAGCTCAAACTTGAGCCACTAGGGATAGAGAAAGTCTTTTTTGCCCAAAGTTTAAATCGCGTTTTGGCTGAAGACATCGTGGCACAAGAGGATATGCCCACCCATTTGACCTCTGCAATGGATGGCTATGCTTTGAAGTTTGAATATTTGGAGATACTTAAACATCAAGGATTGGTTGTAGGCGGGATCTGCAAAGCTGGAGAGAGTGCGTATATCTCTTGCAAACAAGGGGAGTGTATCAAAACTTTTACAGGAGCCAAAATGCCACAAGGCACCGATACTTTGGTGCTTGTAGAAGATGTGAGAGAGGAGGGGGGCAAGATATTTCACTCAATGCCTCAGGCAATCCACAAAGGGCAATGGGTGAGACAAGTCGGAGAGAACTATCGCCAAGGCGAGGTATTGCTCAAAAAAGGGACCAAAATCACTCCGTTTGAGATTGGGTTACTCGCAGAGCTCAACAGAGTGTTTGTGTGTGTCTATATTGCCCCCAAAATTGCGATTTTGAGTGGTGGTGATGAAGTGATTGAGGTGGGCGAGGCAAAAAGAGAAAACACGATTTATAGTGTCAATCATCATCTACTCAAAGCGATTGCACAAAATTGGGGGGCAGAAGTGTTCCTCTTTCCGCTCCTCCAAGATGACAAAAACCACAATCTAGAGAGTGTCAGACAAGCCCTCAAACAATGTGATATTTTGGTCACCACAGGGGGGGCGAGTAAGGGGGATTTTGACATCACTCAAGATGTGATTAGGCAGGAATGCGATATGGTTTTCAAGGGGGTGCGTATGAAGCCCGGCAAGCCTGTGGGGTTTGGGATCAAAAATCAGCAATGCGTTTTTTTGCTTCCGGGCTTCCCAAACTCTTGCGCGATGACTTTTATGCTGTTTGTGCGTATTGCGTTTGCCAAGCTTACAGGTAATGTCACAGGATTGCCTATGCCTCTAAAAGCAAGGTTGCAAGGGGGGATTGTGCGTAAAGACACACGCAAAGAGTTTCGTGTGTGCAACTATGAGATTGTCGATGGAGAATATAGAGTGGGATTTTGGGACAAAAAGGTTTTGCAAAGCTCTGTGGTGAATAATTTTTGTAACCAAAGTGGGCTATTGGTATTGCCTGAGGGCGGGGGAGATGTGCCTGATGCTCAAATGGTTGATTTTTATCCACTACAATCTTTGCTCAATCTATAG
- the ribA gene encoding GTP cyclohydrolase II, with translation MRVDISEESKLPTPYGTFRLRVFREYTQNIEGRECELEHLVLRSEHLGEVPLVRLHSECLTGDVLRSLKCDCGDELEMALKSIGNEGGMLLYLRQEGRGIGLFNKINAYALQDQGLDTVEANLALNLPSDARNYEIVGEIFRFFDLNKIRLLTNNPKKIELLEKYVQVERCSIIAQSNQHNQEYLQIKKTKMGHLL, from the coding sequence GTGAGAGTAGATATTTCTGAAGAATCAAAACTCCCCACGCCCTATGGCACTTTTAGATTGAGGGTTTTTAGAGAATATACTCAAAATATTGAAGGCAGGGAGTGTGAGCTTGAGCATTTGGTTTTGAGATCGGAGCATTTGGGGGAGGTGCCTCTTGTGCGTTTGCATTCTGAATGCTTGACTGGAGATGTGTTGCGTTCGCTCAAATGTGATTGTGGCGATGAGCTTGAGATGGCACTCAAAAGCATTGGCAATGAGGGTGGGATGCTTTTGTATTTGAGGCAAGAGGGGCGTGGAATCGGATTGTTCAACAAAATCAATGCCTATGCTTTGCAAGATCAAGGGCTAGATACCGTGGAGGCAAACCTAGCCTTGAATCTGCCTAGCGATGCAAGAAATTATGAAATAGTCGGGGAGATTTTTAGGTTTTTTGATCTTAATAAGATCCGATTATTGACAAACAATCCCAAAAAAATAGAGCTTTTGGAGAAGTATGTGCAAGTGGAGCGTTGCTCGATCATCGCACAAAGCAATCAGCACAATCAAGAATATCTCCAAATCAAAAAAACAAAAATGGGACATCTGCTTTGA
- the mog gene encoding molybdopterin adenylyltransferase — translation MKKVKIGILVASDRADAGVYEDLSGKAIIEVLDSYIANEWEPIYQVLPDEKQKITEALKYLCDEKCCDLVLTTGGTGPAPRDITPEATEEVCEKMMPGFGELMRSASLKYVPTAILSRQTAGIRGKTLIVNLPGKPKSIGECLEAVFPAIPYCIDLIGGAYIEGNAEVISVFRPKK, via the coding sequence ATGAAAAAAGTCAAAATAGGGATTTTGGTCGCTAGTGATCGTGCTGATGCAGGGGTGTATGAGGATTTATCCGGCAAGGCGATTATTGAGGTTTTGGATTCTTATATTGCAAATGAGTGGGAGCCTATCTACCAAGTTTTACCCGATGAGAAACAAAAAATCACAGAGGCTTTGAAATACTTGTGCGATGAAAAATGTTGCGATTTGGTGCTAACCACAGGTGGCACAGGTCCTGCACCGCGAGATATTACTCCTGAGGCTACAGAGGAGGTGTGCGAAAAAATGATGCCGGGGTTTGGGGAGCTGATGAGGAGTGCAAGTCTCAAATATGTGCCTACGGCTATTTTGTCGCGTCAGACTGCAGGGATCAGAGGGAAAACCCTCATTGTCAATCTCCCCGGGAAACCCAAAAGTATCGGAGAATGCTTGGAGGCAGTTTTCCCTGCGATTCCTTATTGTATCGATTTGATTGGCGGGGCTTATATTGAGGGCAATGCCGAAGTGATCTCTGTATTCCGACCCAAAAAATAG
- a CDS encoding molybdopterin synthase catalytic subunit, which yields MLELYEGPLPTEAIYRHWETIARENNFGAVCMFCGIVRDENGFDGLSFDIYEPLLKKWFGTWEDLALKKGIIICMAHSIGDVPNAQSSYMSAILSSNRKVALELYADFVEDFKHNAPIWKYDLLGSKRIYAKDRSYLLKGAGILKKENQ from the coding sequence ATGCTAGAGCTGTATGAGGGACCATTGCCTACAGAGGCGATTTATCGTCATTGGGAAACAATCGCTAGAGAAAACAACTTCGGTGCTGTTTGTATGTTTTGTGGAATCGTGAGAGATGAAAACGGCTTTGATGGACTGAGTTTTGATATTTATGAACCACTTTTGAAAAAATGGTTTGGCACTTGGGAGGATTTGGCATTAAAAAAGGGCATCATCATCTGTATGGCACACTCGATAGGGGATGTCCCAAATGCCCAAAGCTCATATATGAGTGCGATTCTTTCTTCCAATCGCAAAGTGGCTTTGGAGCTTTATGCTGATTTTGTTGAGGATTTCAAGCACAATGCTCCCATTTGGAAGTATGATTTGCTAGGCTCTAAGCGAATCTATGCCAAAGACAGAAGCTATCTGTTGAAAGGTGCTGGAATTTTAAAAAAGGAGAATCAATGA